A DNA window from Acetobacter aceti NBRC 14818 contains the following coding sequences:
- a CDS encoding hydantoinase/oxoprolinase family protein, producing the protein MARIGVDVGGTNTDLVLECHKGVFYHKLPTTLEDQSIGVIEGILTLCEQAGIRVEEVETLLHGTTTATNITIEHNGAECGMLTTEGFRDILHIGRHKRPYNFSLHFDVPWQSRPLVRRRNRIPIVERISPPTGEIETPLDEVAVRQACALFRKRGIKAVVIGFLFSFLNDAHEVRAREIVLEEIPDAFVSISSEISNTMREYERFSTAAMNSYVGPPTSFYLRRLQRGLEAANIKARLRIMQSNGGVASVEDCCERPVNILMSGPAGGVMGGLWEGSAADVSNIITVDIGGTSADIAAIVNGEVKVKNPRDTEVGGYPVMAPMIDLVTIGAGGGSIARVDEFGAFHVGPKSAGSMPGPACYARGGLEPTVTDAHIVLGRLDPDKALDGRLALRRDLAEKAILEKIAQPLGISVQEAALGIIRVIDNNMALAIRSTTVARGLDPREFAVMPFGGAGPLHGVALAEAVGAPEVIVPVAPGITAAVGLLRTGVQYEYVEPVLVMLPAQSADVVGRLEGAAKRLKINLLRDLSSLGEENATYEITLFGECRYAGQGFELRVPLESDSISLDNTGNLLKDFHAIHHRDYGYSYPDAPVEVVSLRATGKIPPGEEKTRELQIPDEKGIDRAFLYSKQTVFDNGQILDTPRYDRTRLYRGEQVRGPALLIQQDATTLVPPGYAAEMLSHGGTRLKRYAV; encoded by the coding sequence ATGGCTCGGATTGGGGTCGATGTAGGTGGCACGAACACGGATCTGGTGCTCGAATGTCATAAGGGCGTGTTCTACCATAAGCTGCCGACCACACTTGAAGATCAGTCTATTGGCGTGATCGAGGGAATTCTGACTCTGTGCGAGCAGGCCGGCATCCGGGTGGAGGAGGTGGAGACACTCCTCCACGGCACGACGACAGCAACCAACATCACGATTGAACACAACGGTGCCGAATGCGGGATGCTGACAACGGAGGGATTCCGCGACATCCTTCATATTGGCCGTCACAAGCGGCCATATAATTTTTCTCTGCATTTTGATGTGCCGTGGCAGTCACGGCCCCTTGTGCGGCGACGCAACCGTATCCCCATTGTAGAAAGAATTTCTCCCCCTACAGGAGAAATTGAAACACCTCTGGATGAGGTTGCCGTGCGGCAAGCCTGCGCCCTGTTTCGCAAGCGTGGGATCAAGGCTGTGGTGATCGGGTTCCTTTTCTCCTTTCTCAACGATGCCCACGAAGTGCGTGCCCGGGAGATCGTCTTGGAGGAAATACCAGACGCATTCGTATCAATTTCATCAGAAATTTCGAATACAATGCGAGAATATGAGCGTTTTTCGACAGCTGCCATGAACAGCTATGTCGGGCCGCCCACGTCCTTTTATCTTCGGCGTCTTCAGAGAGGACTTGAGGCCGCCAACATCAAGGCCCGGCTCCGCATCATGCAGTCGAACGGCGGAGTGGCATCGGTTGAAGACTGCTGTGAACGACCAGTGAACATTCTCATGTCAGGGCCCGCCGGAGGTGTGATGGGCGGTCTGTGGGAAGGCTCTGCTGCTGATGTTTCCAATATCATTACCGTCGATATCGGTGGCACGTCGGCTGATATTGCCGCCATCGTCAATGGTGAGGTGAAGGTCAAGAACCCTCGTGATACAGAGGTTGGCGGCTATCCTGTCATGGCACCGATGATCGATCTTGTGACGATAGGTGCTGGCGGCGGTTCTATTGCAAGAGTGGACGAGTTCGGCGCTTTCCATGTTGGCCCCAAATCAGCAGGATCGATGCCTGGCCCCGCATGTTATGCGCGGGGAGGGCTGGAGCCGACTGTCACCGATGCTCATATCGTTCTTGGTCGGCTTGATCCGGACAAGGCACTGGATGGTCGTCTGGCGCTTCGCCGCGATCTGGCGGAAAAAGCAATTCTTGAAAAAATTGCACAACCACTTGGTATTTCTGTTCAGGAAGCAGCTCTGGGCATTATTCGTGTCATTGATAACAACATGGCACTGGCAATCCGCTCCACGACAGTCGCCCGTGGCCTTGATCCGCGTGAATTCGCCGTCATGCCATTCGGTGGCGCAGGTCCATTGCACGGCGTTGCTCTGGCGGAAGCTGTCGGTGCTCCGGAAGTGATCGTGCCTGTGGCGCCCGGCATTACAGCTGCTGTCGGACTGCTCAGGACTGGTGTACAATATGAATATGTCGAGCCGGTGCTCGTTATGCTTCCTGCCCAGTCTGCCGATGTGGTCGGACGTCTTGAAGGCGCAGCAAAGCGTTTGAAGATTAACCTGCTGAGAGATCTTTCTTCTCTGGGTGAGGAAAACGCGACTTACGAGATTACCCTTTTTGGGGAATGTCGTTACGCAGGGCAAGGGTTTGAGTTACGTGTTCCACTGGAAAGTGACTCAATCTCACTGGATAATACAGGAAATCTTCTGAAAGATTTCCATGCCATCCACCATCGGGACTACGGCTACTCCTATCCTGATGCTCCTGTGGAGGTCGTATCGCTCCGGGCGACGGGGAAAATTCCACCTGGAGAAGAAAAAACAAGAGAGCTGCAGATTCCTGATGAGAAGGGAATTGATAGGGCTTTTCTCTACTCAAAACAGACTGTTTTCGATAACGGCCAAATCCTGGATACACCGCGTTATGACCGGACACGGTTATATCGTGGCGAACAGGTACGGGGACCTGCCCTGTTGATTCAGCAAGATGCGACGACGCTTGTTCCTCCTGGATATGCAGCAGAAATGCTATCACATGGTGGTACACGTCTGAAACGATATGCGGTATGA
- a CDS encoding LysR family transcriptional regulator, with product MARAESIGLLDTFIVVAEELSFRRAAARLNIDQSALTRRIQKLENQVGVQLLVRSTHNVRLTDAGLYFLEANCSVIDRYISSIKRARSVAEGLYGHLSIGYMNFAGVDLLPKAVKTFREAFPDVLISLLYVPSQLQQIQLSRNEIDIGYTIGPIQNQDIDFVTLRQEDLFLVVPATASLANRPFVQASMINSLKFIMGDDDEWSFYRWKIESLLRESNVSLDIAWKISNITAIFGMVSAGCGVTILPECMKCAIPSSLAAVPITGLSQGIELQIAWNKATHSPHIHKFLSLIKDTDL from the coding sequence GTGGCGCGAGCGGAAAGCATCGGCTTACTCGATACATTTATCGTGGTGGCTGAGGAGTTAAGTTTTAGGCGGGCAGCAGCACGTCTGAACATCGACCAGTCAGCACTCACACGACGTATCCAAAAGCTGGAAAATCAGGTAGGAGTGCAACTTCTTGTGCGTTCCACGCATAACGTTCGCCTGACAGACGCCGGGCTGTATTTTCTGGAAGCCAACTGCAGTGTTATCGACCGCTATATCTCCTCGATCAAGAGGGCACGGTCCGTGGCGGAAGGACTTTATGGGCATCTTTCAATTGGTTACATGAATTTTGCGGGGGTAGATTTACTGCCAAAAGCAGTAAAAACCTTTCGCGAAGCATTCCCTGATGTTCTGATATCTTTACTTTATGTGCCCAGTCAGCTTCAACAGATTCAGTTGTCACGAAATGAAATCGATATTGGTTATACTATCGGTCCAATTCAGAATCAGGATATCGATTTTGTCACCTTGCGGCAGGAAGATCTTTTCCTCGTCGTGCCTGCTACCGCCTCTTTAGCAAACAGGCCTTTCGTTCAGGCATCAATGATCAACTCGTTAAAATTCATCATGGGTGACGACGATGAATGGAGTTTTTATCGATGGAAAATTGAAAGCTTATTGAGAGAAAGCAACGTATCTCTTGATATTGCGTGGAAGATATCAAACATCACAGCCATCTTTGGTATGGTCTCTGCAGGATGTGGTGTAACAATTCTGCCAGAATGTATGAAATGCGCCATTCCCTCATCGCTCGCCGCCGTGCCGATCACTGGCCTTTCGCAGGGGATCGAGCTGCAAATTGCATGGAACAAGGCCACTCATTCCCCACATATCCATAAGTTTCTGTCACTTATCAAAGATACAGATTTATGA
- a CDS encoding purine-cytosine permease family protein, translating to MRVEQGGAAAVLERVPSHLQTTTPEKIFWSHFSPNLAPAAWVIGTLVVFLGLSGWAGFWVLVIGNLLGSLPVALCAVMGPRTGLPQMEASRFALGTAGKRLPSLINWVNCVGWDAVNNVPSALAFMLLLKMAGLNTPFWLALGVLATAQLLASLGGHDLVQVIEKYLGWILLTAFAIVGCMAVSHAGVAPSSASVATLSFASVTIALGTVSSFNMGWAAYASDYTRYVPENTSSKTVFLLTFLGTFLSSFIMELFGLLTGAAIKDPSPGAVIDALNQWSGPFAPVALAAVAFSSIAINAANDNTASYALISAGVRVNRMLSVAVTAGTAYILAVMGEGSFVSLYENYLLLALYWIAPWCGIVMADWYCRPAHARSMRMLTKEGWTSSASLFVLVTVLTIALFSSTPIFVGPVAQLLDGADLGYLVGFVLGGLGQILILRQRHGVEILPEKEHFHA from the coding sequence ATGCGCGTAGAACAAGGCGGCGCTGCGGCCGTTCTGGAGCGGGTGCCATCCCATCTTCAGACCACCACGCCTGAAAAGATTTTCTGGAGTCATTTTTCACCCAATCTGGCTCCTGCCGCTTGGGTGATTGGAACACTTGTCGTGTTTCTCGGTCTCTCTGGCTGGGCCGGCTTCTGGGTGTTGGTGATTGGCAACCTGTTAGGTTCATTACCTGTGGCCCTATGTGCAGTTATGGGCCCGCGTACAGGCCTGCCACAAATGGAGGCTTCACGCTTTGCGCTGGGCACAGCCGGCAAACGTCTGCCCTCGCTGATCAACTGGGTCAACTGCGTGGGGTGGGATGCCGTCAACAACGTGCCATCGGCTCTGGCTTTCATGCTGTTGTTGAAAATGGCTGGACTGAATACGCCATTCTGGCTTGCATTAGGTGTGTTGGCGACTGCGCAACTTCTGGCCAGTCTCGGTGGACATGATCTGGTTCAGGTGATCGAGAAATATCTCGGATGGATCTTGCTGACGGCATTTGCTATCGTGGGCTGTATGGCTGTCTCACATGCAGGTGTGGCCCCTTCTTCAGCCTCGGTCGCGACACTCAGTTTTGCCTCAGTGACCATCGCATTGGGTACTGTCAGCAGCTTCAATATGGGATGGGCAGCCTATGCATCCGATTATACACGCTATGTGCCGGAGAACACATCCTCGAAAACTGTTTTCTTGCTGACCTTTCTTGGAACATTTCTGTCCTCTTTTATCATGGAGCTGTTTGGCCTTCTGACCGGTGCCGCAATAAAAGATCCGTCACCGGGGGCGGTGATTGATGCGCTCAATCAATGGTCAGGTCCTTTTGCACCCGTAGCTCTCGCTGCTGTTGCGTTCTCATCGATTGCCATTAATGCGGCGAATGACAACACAGCGTCTTATGCCCTGATTTCAGCTGGTGTGCGTGTCAATCGTATGCTCAGCGTGGCTGTCACCGCGGGAACGGCCTACATTCTTGCCGTGATGGGAGAAGGTTCTTTTGTTTCCCTGTATGAAAACTATCTGTTGCTGGCGCTTTACTGGATTGCTCCCTGGTGCGGCATTGTCATGGCGGACTGGTATTGCCGTCCTGCCCATGCGCGATCAATGCGGATGCTGACCAAAGAGGGATGGACATCGTCGGCCTCACTCTTTGTGCTGGTCACCGTTCTGACAATCGCACTTTTCTCGTCCACTCCGATTTTTGTTGGCCCGGTTGCGCAACTTCTGGATGGAGCTGATCTTGGCTATCTGGTGGGTTTCGTTCTCGGTGGTCTCGGTCAGATTCTGATTTTACGCCAGCGTCACGGAGTAGAGATACTTCCTGAAAAGGAACATTTCCATGCTTGA
- a CDS encoding isochorismatase family protein — protein MALDAKELDRLLEQAFNEGTRLYQERGFQRRVGFGSRPALVSVDLANAWTRPGNPFTCDQEKMDGEIIPGMQKLLRTFRAHKLPVVHVTTAYEITDRNASFTDMGLWHDKIPVDVVNLKDRDLWAIDSRIAPIEGEYTLLKKRASAFHGTELAGILRAAGVDTILVTGVTACACVRTTICDGLADGFRTIAVKECIGDRVPGAVAWNLFDIDAKFADVHTVDECVEKIAALAG, from the coding sequence ATGGCCCTTGATGCAAAAGAACTGGATCGCCTGCTTGAGCAGGCTTTTAACGAAGGCACACGTCTTTATCAGGAACGTGGTTTCCAGCGTCGGGTAGGATTTGGGTCACGACCTGCTCTCGTGAGCGTCGATCTGGCAAATGCGTGGACGCGTCCCGGTAATCCCTTCACCTGCGATCAGGAAAAAATGGATGGTGAAATCATCCCCGGCATGCAGAAGCTGCTTCGGACGTTCCGTGCTCATAAGCTGCCGGTCGTGCATGTTACGACAGCATACGAAATTACGGATCGCAATGCGTCTTTCACTGACATGGGACTCTGGCATGACAAGATCCCGGTAGATGTCGTTAATCTGAAAGATCGGGATCTGTGGGCAATCGACAGTCGTATTGCGCCGATCGAGGGCGAATATACTCTGCTGAAAAAGCGGGCTTCGGCTTTTCATGGAACAGAACTGGCAGGAATTCTACGTGCGGCTGGCGTTGATACGATCCTCGTGACGGGTGTGACTGCCTGTGCCTGTGTTCGCACGACGATTTGTGATGGGCTGGCTGACGGATTCCGGACAATTGCCGTCAAGGAATGTATCGGTGATCGGGTGCCAGGCGCTGTCGCGTGGAATCTTTTTGATATCGATGCAAAATTTGCAGACGTTCATACAGTTGATGAATGTGTAGAGAAAATTGCAGCACTCGCTGGCTGA
- a CDS encoding TonB-dependent receptor, whose product MESVLLFNMLNVNKKIFMYYFEKKFYRVSLCVGLASSFTLYSSCSLAGDIKIHRERSVSNGYAKNNKNNRTVLVDHIGGKRSQKKKTKSFAAIGSEEVHVSSVRHGAVGGGRMINLSTPSAMSVVDRAYITMRPPQGNILQIAQNMPGANVTAADPYGVTNNVNFTVRGLNSAEIGYLSDGTPQNDTTAGAIYPTQLVDVENLDQVRLSQGASSLDLPIFSALGGVLSYTTIDPSKKAGGYAEYMIGKYNAQKEFGRIQTGEIGKSGIRSWVSFSNFFDHHWNGPGIDHRKHIDAKALKEWGDGNRISAIFSWSDADLAQYYNPTMSDWKEKGNSNYYRATFNPSGSAADNASYWKNQRNEWMDVNAALPSSFTLTDHLKLNVLPYVWRGWGNVTYGSTVNPSGSYYGTTYMDGPGAIPYTDATGVAPVASRYVFLDSRAGITAKINYSWHNHDFVFGDWYEYDDNTNYVDMVPLGQTGDPVNIWKASRFALRYSNGTQLRALDWNLITQANSLFAGDKITFLNKKLTINVGIKVIMLDRFGANHLPGSQYAVGQNITEPLPEFSALYKFDRQNQLFFNVSTGMRAPLGQSFFNSYNLSTGDVSQKGTSNERPEYAIKEELGYRYQSNLFHASATLFNYDFKNRQVSTLENYNGDLISSTINVGSQTTRGVDVEVGTHPFWHFSPYANFEFVHAINDSNFLTQGCSNAGVCQSVALNTKGKYATQTPAYQASFGLSYNDGLFFGNFDLRYTGKQYTTFVNDEHMPSQLRGDIAVGANLPSFSYMKSPKIKLNFLNISDLHHLAGPASVTSNAHDVISKNSYVVKGSAPTYYLGYGFTMMATFSSSF is encoded by the coding sequence ATGGAAAGTGTTCTTTTGTTCAATATGTTAAATGTAAATAAAAAAATTTTTATGTATTATTTTGAGAAAAAATTTTATAGAGTAAGTTTGTGTGTAGGGTTAGCCTCATCGTTTACTTTATATTCAAGTTGTTCTTTGGCTGGCGATATAAAAATTCATCGCGAAAGGTCTGTTTCTAATGGTTATGCAAAAAATAACAAAAATAATAGAACAGTTCTTGTGGATCATATAGGGGGGAAGCGATCACAAAAAAAGAAAACAAAATCGTTTGCTGCAATAGGATCAGAAGAAGTTCATGTTAGTTCCGTCCGGCATGGCGCTGTTGGGGGGGGGCGTATGATTAATCTGTCAACTCCAAGCGCAATGAGTGTTGTGGATCGTGCATATATCACTATGCGGCCTCCGCAAGGAAATATACTTCAAATAGCCCAGAATATGCCGGGAGCTAATGTTACAGCAGCAGATCCGTATGGTGTCACTAATAATGTGAATTTTACCGTTCGAGGACTTAATTCGGCCGAGATTGGTTACCTTTCGGATGGTACGCCGCAGAATGATACGACTGCGGGCGCGATTTATCCTACTCAGTTAGTTGACGTCGAAAACCTTGATCAAGTTCGTTTAAGTCAAGGAGCTTCAAGCCTCGATTTGCCTATCTTTAGTGCTCTTGGTGGTGTGTTGTCCTATACAACGATTGATCCTTCTAAGAAAGCGGGTGGTTATGCTGAATATATGATTGGGAAATATAATGCTCAGAAAGAATTTGGTCGAATCCAGACTGGAGAGATAGGCAAATCAGGTATTCGGTCATGGGTGTCTTTTTCCAATTTCTTCGACCATCATTGGAACGGTCCAGGAATTGATCATAGAAAACATATCGATGCAAAAGCTCTCAAGGAGTGGGGGGATGGTAATCGTATTTCCGCAATATTTTCATGGTCTGATGCAGATTTAGCTCAATATTATAATCCGACAATGTCAGACTGGAAGGAAAAAGGAAATTCAAATTATTACAGAGCAACGTTCAATCCATCAGGAAGTGCAGCGGATAATGCATCATATTGGAAAAATCAACGAAATGAATGGATGGATGTAAACGCCGCGCTTCCTTCAAGCTTTACTTTGACAGATCATCTGAAGCTCAATGTTCTTCCCTATGTCTGGAGAGGATGGGGTAACGTGACTTATGGTAGCACCGTTAATCCGTCAGGCTCTTATTATGGTACTACATATATGGATGGTCCTGGAGCAATACCATATACTGATGCTACAGGTGTCGCGCCGGTAGCATCGCGATATGTGTTCCTTGATTCTCGTGCAGGAATTACAGCAAAAATAAACTACTCATGGCATAATCATGATTTTGTATTTGGAGACTGGTACGAATACGATGATAATACCAATTATGTTGATATGGTACCCCTTGGTCAAACAGGGGATCCTGTAAATATTTGGAAAGCATCCCGATTTGCGTTGCGTTACAGTAATGGAACACAGCTGCGTGCGTTAGACTGGAATTTGATTACTCAAGCAAATTCACTATTTGCTGGAGATAAAATTACATTTCTAAATAAAAAGCTTACAATTAATGTAGGAATTAAAGTTATCATGCTTGACCGTTTCGGGGCGAATCATTTGCCGGGTTCACAATATGCAGTAGGCCAAAATATTACAGAACCGTTGCCAGAATTTTCTGCACTTTATAAATTTGATAGACAAAATCAGTTGTTTTTTAATGTGAGTACAGGTATGCGAGCTCCGTTGGGGCAGAGTTTTTTTAATTCTTATAATCTCTCAACCGGAGATGTTTCTCAGAAGGGAACAAGCAATGAACGTCCTGAGTATGCAATAAAGGAAGAGTTAGGATACCGTTACCAATCAAATCTATTTCATGCGTCCGCGACGTTGTTCAATTATGATTTTAAGAACAGGCAGGTATCCACGCTTGAAAACTACAATGGAGATTTGATTAGTTCAACTATTAACGTAGGATCTCAGACAACCCGTGGTGTCGACGTTGAGGTGGGAACTCACCCATTTTGGCATTTTAGCCCCTATGCGAACTTTGAATTTGTTCACGCCATAAATGATAGCAATTTCTTAACTCAAGGATGTAGCAATGCGGGAGTCTGTCAGTCTGTTGCATTAAATACGAAAGGAAAATACGCAACGCAGACGCCAGCATATCAAGCGTCGTTTGGGTTATCTTATAATGACGGATTGTTTTTTGGTAATTTTGATCTTCGGTATACTGGGAAACAGTATACTACTTTCGTAAATGATGAGCACATGCCTTCACAGCTACGTGGTGACATTGCGGTCGGTGCGAATTTGCCGTCATTTTCATATATGAAGTCGCCGAAGATAAAATTGAATTTTTTAAATATTAGTGATCTTCATCATCTTGCCGGTCCAGCTTCCGTTACATCAAATGCACATGATGTTATTAGTAAAAATAGCTATGTAGTTAAAGGATCGGCTCCAACATATTATCTTGGATACGGGTTTACCATGATGGCAACATTTTCGAGCTCATTTTAG
- a CDS encoding cytosine deaminase has translation MLDLIIRNATLPDGRNVDIGVRDGLIAVMEPHLEGDAGQEIDAKSYLVSPPFVDSHFHLDYTLTSGLAPANQSGTLFEGIRNWRSIKPSLTEEGIYERARRLCERSLTKGILAIRSHVDIGDPEFKGVRALLRLREDLKPWMTIQLVAFPQDGFFRKPDAEKLFTQALGMGLDVVGGIPHYERSRNEGDRSIHELFRLAAENNLLVDMHCDENDDPESRHIETMAACSVKFSLQGRVAGSHLTSMHSMDNAYADKLISLMAESGVAAIANPLVNMTLQGRFDTYPRRRGMTRIPELLAAGIPVGLGHDCVMDPWYGLGSHDMLEVASMAVHGAHMTGADQISDCFAGITTLPARIMHLENYGLEVGKDADLIILQANSVMDAIRLRPERLYVLRKGQVISTSFPSVSTLYLGNEKTIDAARGW, from the coding sequence ATGCTTGATCTGATTATTCGTAACGCAACTCTGCCTGATGGACGTAACGTCGACATCGGTGTGCGTGATGGCCTCATCGCAGTGATGGAGCCTCACCTTGAAGGTGACGCTGGGCAAGAGATAGACGCAAAATCATATTTGGTGTCACCACCTTTCGTCGATAGTCACTTTCATCTTGACTATACTTTGACGTCAGGACTGGCTCCTGCGAACCAGAGCGGCACGTTATTCGAAGGTATCCGTAATTGGCGCTCTATCAAACCATCTTTGACAGAAGAAGGAATTTACGAACGTGCTCGTCGCCTTTGCGAGCGGTCACTGACGAAAGGGATTCTGGCTATTAGAAGTCATGTAGATATTGGAGACCCTGAATTCAAGGGAGTGCGTGCGCTGCTGCGTCTTCGGGAGGATCTGAAACCGTGGATGACCATTCAGCTTGTGGCGTTTCCTCAAGATGGCTTTTTTCGTAAGCCTGATGCAGAAAAACTGTTTACGCAGGCTTTAGGTATGGGACTGGACGTTGTCGGTGGAATTCCGCACTATGAACGCTCCCGGAATGAAGGTGACAGAAGTATTCATGAACTGTTCCGTCTTGCGGCAGAAAACAATCTGCTCGTTGATATGCATTGCGATGAAAATGATGATCCGGAGTCACGTCATATAGAAACTATGGCTGCGTGCAGCGTGAAGTTTTCATTGCAGGGACGCGTGGCGGGGTCACACCTGACGTCCATGCATTCGATGGATAACGCCTATGCCGACAAGCTGATTTCCCTGATGGCGGAATCAGGCGTCGCGGCTATTGCCAATCCCCTGGTCAACATGACGCTTCAAGGACGCTTTGACACCTATCCCCGTCGTCGTGGCATGACACGTATTCCAGAACTTCTGGCTGCGGGTATTCCAGTAGGGCTCGGCCATGATTGTGTGATGGATCCCTGGTACGGGCTCGGTAGTCACGACATGCTCGAAGTGGCTTCCATGGCAGTGCACGGTGCACATATGACCGGCGCTGACCAGATTTCGGACTGTTTTGCCGGTATTACCACGCTGCCAGCACGGATTATGCATTTGGAGAATTATGGGCTGGAGGTCGGTAAAGACGCTGATCTTATCATTCTTCAGGCGAACTCAGTTATGGATGCGATCCGTCTCCGTCCGGAGCGGCTGTATGTGCTGCGGAAAGGTCAGGTAATTTCAACGTCTTTCCCTTCTGTTTCGACATTATATCTCGGCAATGAGAAGACAATCGATGCGGCGCGTGGCTGGTAA
- a CDS encoding hydantoinase B/oxoprolinase family protein, which translates to MNKSSENIVLDPILLQVIRGAFETIANEMAHVLHRMSFSSIIRESEDLGAGLFDSQFNTLCESESTPMHIGSIPAYLRGIQDTLEDGEWYDGDIVVHNHPYHGSSHSPDLAIVMPIFHEGRLIGFAANTAHHVDIGAATPGLIIDVPDVFAEGMLFAGNKLYRKGQPNKALWNFIRNNSRAAQHLVADIEAQIASVRLGKTRFLELIEKYSEKTVLAASEQLMDYAERMMRQKIAAIPDGEYSAKGYLDDDGRNRGQQLPVVVTVRVTGDSLEVDLTGSASQTPTAYNVPFEGSTKVAVYAAFRKLLLDSACQDVPVPSNEGSFRPITVTAPLGSIYNPVFPASAEARFTQCNRLIDLILRALAPVMPEQVIAGSSASISFAAYSGLKSDGNYWVFLEVNEGAYGGRPKSDGPDSIDNLMANTRNNPIEDLAMHLPMRCERYELRDDVLPGAGEFRGGIGVVKSQRMLSDGFITHESERHTDAPWGLFAGHDGAVGRCTIASEQDKKIRDMPSKFSGEIVKSGDMMTYFSPNGGGYGNPLKRTPTKVLDDVLDGFCSVEVAHDIYGVVLDLEREVVDEAATNARRHLMMSST; encoded by the coding sequence GTGAATAAATCCTCAGAAAATATCGTTCTGGATCCTATTCTCCTGCAGGTCATCCGAGGAGCATTTGAGACGATAGCCAATGAAATGGCGCATGTTCTCCATCGCATGTCCTTTTCTTCGATCATTCGTGAAAGCGAGGATCTGGGCGCTGGTCTTTTTGATTCACAGTTCAATACTCTTTGTGAATCAGAATCGACACCAATGCATATTGGTTCCATTCCGGCTTATTTAAGAGGTATTCAGGATACGCTGGAGGATGGTGAGTGGTATGACGGGGATATCGTTGTACACAATCATCCTTATCACGGTTCTTCACACAGCCCCGACCTTGCGATCGTCATGCCGATTTTCCATGAGGGACGACTGATCGGATTTGCCGCCAACACGGCGCATCACGTCGATATCGGTGCGGCGACGCCAGGTCTGATCATTGATGTTCCAGATGTATTCGCAGAAGGAATGCTGTTCGCTGGAAACAAGCTGTATCGTAAAGGGCAGCCGAACAAGGCGTTGTGGAATTTTATTCGCAACAACTCCCGCGCGGCCCAGCATCTTGTCGCTGATATCGAGGCGCAGATTGCCTCGGTTCGTCTTGGCAAGACCCGTTTTCTGGAGCTTATTGAGAAGTATTCGGAAAAGACCGTGCTGGCTGCCTCTGAGCAACTCATGGATTATGCCGAACGCATGATGAGGCAGAAGATTGCTGCCATCCCTGATGGTGAGTATTCCGCAAAGGGATATCTTGATGACGATGGTCGTAACCGTGGTCAGCAACTTCCAGTCGTGGTGACTGTCCGTGTGACCGGGGACAGTCTGGAAGTGGATCTTACCGGATCGGCTTCTCAAACACCGACAGCCTATAATGTTCCGTTCGAGGGTTCGACGAAAGTGGCAGTCTATGCTGCTTTTCGAAAGCTGCTGCTGGATAGTGCGTGTCAGGATGTTCCTGTTCCATCCAATGAAGGTTCGTTCCGGCCTATTACGGTTACGGCCCCGCTCGGGTCCATCTACAATCCGGTCTTTCCGGCCTCGGCGGAAGCCCGGTTTACCCAGTGTAACAGGCTGATCGATCTGATCCTGCGCGCCCTTGCGCCTGTCATGCCGGAACAGGTTATTGCGGGATCGTCGGCGTCGATCTCGTTCGCAGCCTATTCCGGATTGAAAAGTGATGGAAATTATTGGGTGTTTCTTGAAGTAAATGAAGGAGCGTATGGTGGTCGCCCTAAATCGGATGGTCCGGATTCAATCGATAATCTCATGGCAAATACACGCAACAATCCGATCGAGGACCTTGCCATGCACCTACCCATGCGTTGTGAGCGCTATGAGCTGCGTGACGATGTTCTTCCGGGTGCAGGAGAGTTTCGTGGTGGAATTGGTGTAGTCAAGTCTCAACGGATGCTGTCAGACGGTTTCATCACCCATGAATCGGAACGCCATACGGATGCGCCTTGGGGACTCTTTGCTGGGCATGATGGCGCTGTTGGCCGATGCACGATCGCGTCAGAACAGGATAAAAAAATACGAGACATGCCATCGAAATTTTCAGGGGAGATCGTCAAGTCCGGCGATATGATGACCTATTTCAGTCCCAATGGGGGCGGCTATGGGAATCCTCTGAAACGCACCCCCACCAAGGTGCTGGATGACGTGCTTGACGGCTTCTGCTCTGTGGAAGTGGCGCATGATATTTATGGGGTCGTTCTGGATCTCGAACGCGAAGTGGTGGATGAAGCCGCTACGAACGCCCGACGCCACCTCATGATGTCTTCAACTTAA